The Fibrobacter sp. genome contains a region encoding:
- a CDS encoding glycoside hydrolase family 43 protein, translated as MKNACNKTRGFYRVLRTLQNDIVGIVLCATAVFAANPLTTAFYSADAAALVHNDSLFIFAGHDEQGPQSDNNKAFIMNDWHVLVTDDMENYHDYGAVLSVKTFKWANASAFAGHCEYRNGKFYWYVAVHHGTIKENGSEGFAIGVAVADHPSGPWKDAIGQALITDNTPNDVKLNIDPAIFYDGDDIWMYWGSWNAGRRVKLKENMIELASTPEDIKIKDFFEAPWMHKYRGNYYFSYASGYPSTTNYSMAPSLNGPWTQKGVLNDKLDNSETNHQAIFKYLGHWYFMYHGANSPGGWTYRRSVNIDYLYYNEDAIIQKIKRTSTGVDKVNNALVENGGYRMTVSHSNLTLEDENGIVVQRPLVEDSADARAKSQLWVLKQAEKRRHYTLRNFGTGRYYCPPTKLLDTVKTSATPCEIRIENASVNKGYYLYGDYDSDFVGDVLNISKDSGMPVITWVRTGTDNQKFKLEKAVLPDTATVESSSSEIAPESSSSETDAILQRAHRHDLQQLDRKGYRDLKGRRYDKQIRYRVLF; from the coding sequence ATGAAAAATGCATGTAATAAAACGCGTGGATTCTATCGTGTCCTTCGGACACTCCAGAATGACATTGTAGGAATCGTCCTTTGCGCAACCGCAGTCTTCGCGGCCAACCCGCTCACGACGGCGTTCTATTCCGCTGATGCGGCCGCTCTCGTGCACAACGACAGCCTGTTCATCTTTGCTGGCCACGACGAACAGGGCCCGCAAAGCGATAACAACAAGGCGTTCATCATGAACGACTGGCACGTGCTCGTGACCGACGACATGGAGAACTACCACGATTACGGCGCCGTGCTGAGCGTGAAGACGTTTAAGTGGGCGAACGCAAGCGCCTTTGCTGGCCACTGCGAATACCGTAACGGAAAGTTCTACTGGTACGTGGCGGTACATCACGGCACCATCAAGGAAAACGGGAGCGAAGGTTTTGCCATCGGCGTCGCCGTTGCCGATCATCCCTCGGGCCCGTGGAAAGATGCCATCGGACAGGCGCTTATTACCGATAACACCCCGAACGATGTGAAGCTCAATATCGACCCTGCGATTTTCTATGACGGCGATGACATCTGGATGTATTGGGGCTCGTGGAATGCGGGGCGCCGCGTCAAGCTCAAGGAGAACATGATTGAGCTCGCGAGCACTCCCGAAGACATCAAGATTAAGGATTTCTTTGAGGCGCCTTGGATGCACAAGTACCGCGGGAACTACTACTTCAGTTATGCTTCGGGTTACCCTTCCACCACGAACTACTCGATGGCGCCGAGCCTGAACGGGCCATGGACGCAGAAGGGCGTACTGAACGACAAGCTTGACAATTCCGAGACGAATCACCAGGCCATTTTCAAGTATCTCGGACACTGGTATTTTATGTACCACGGCGCGAATTCTCCAGGCGGCTGGACTTACCGCCGTTCCGTGAATATCGATTACCTGTATTACAACGAAGACGCAATTATCCAGAAAATCAAGCGCACCTCGACGGGTGTAGACAAAGTAAATAACGCGCTCGTGGAAAACGGCGGCTACCGCATGACTGTTTCTCACAGCAACTTGACGCTCGAAGACGAAAACGGAATTGTGGTGCAGCGCCCGCTGGTAGAAGATTCCGCAGATGCACGCGCCAAGTCGCAGTTGTGGGTGCTCAAGCAGGCTGAAAAGCGTCGCCATTATACGTTGCGGAACTTCGGTACGGGCCGCTATTACTGCCCGCCGACAAAGCTTCTTGACACCGTGAAGACATCGGCGACGCCATGCGAAATCCGCATCGAGAATGCGTCCGTCAACAAGGGCTACTACCTTTACGGCGATTACGACAGCGATTTTGTGGGTGACGTGCTGAACATCTCGAAGGATTCCGGCATGCCCGTGATTACATGGGTGCGCACCGGTACGGACAACCAGAAATTTAAACTGGAAAAAGCCGTGTTGCCGGATACCGCGACAGTGGAGTCCAGCTCTAGCGAAATTGCGCCGGAAAGTTCCAGCAGCGAAACGGATGCTATTTTGCAGCGCGCCCATCGCCACGACTTGCAGCAACTCGACCGCAAGGGCTATCGCGACCTGAAGGGCCGCCGGTATGACAAGCAGATTCGTTACAGGGTGCTGTTCTAG
- the mazG gene encoding nucleoside triphosphate pyrophosphohydrolase, whose amino-acid sequence MKYTFDDLVDILKRLRAENGCPWDREQDTHSLLPYLVEESSEFIDAAMDGDKAHMCEELGDVLLQVVFHAQVCREEGAFTIDDVVQGICEKMIRRHPHVFSDAQVDNSSEVSRRWEKIKAQEATHLKDAGKSVMDKVSRSMPTLARTQDIIRRVAKVGFDWGEPAPVFDKAQEEFAEFRAELEKVSPENANTDRLEDEFGDIMFCLVNVARHSGFNADVALRRANAKFEKRFREVERLAREQGKAVAEIGLEGLQQLWKQAKASAR is encoded by the coding sequence ATGAAATACACGTTCGATGATTTGGTAGATATCTTGAAACGCCTCCGCGCCGAGAACGGCTGCCCCTGGGACCGCGAACAGGATACGCATTCGCTTTTGCCCTACCTTGTGGAAGAGAGCAGCGAGTTTATCGATGCCGCGATGGATGGAGACAAGGCCCACATGTGCGAAGAACTTGGCGATGTGCTCCTGCAGGTGGTTTTCCATGCGCAGGTCTGCCGCGAAGAGGGCGCGTTTACTATCGACGACGTGGTGCAGGGAATCTGCGAGAAGATGATCCGCAGGCATCCGCACGTGTTCAGCGACGCGCAGGTGGACAATTCATCGGAGGTCAGCCGCCGCTGGGAAAAGATCAAGGCCCAGGAGGCGACGCACCTGAAGGATGCCGGAAAATCCGTCATGGACAAGGTCAGCAGGAGCATGCCGACGCTCGCCCGTACGCAGGATATCATCCGCAGGGTGGCGAAAGTCGGGTTCGACTGGGGCGAACCTGCGCCCGTATTCGACAAGGCGCAGGAGGAATTCGCGGAATTCCGTGCGGAGCTGGAAAAGGTTTCTCCCGAAAACGCGAACACCGACCGCCTGGAAGACGAGTTCGGCGATATCATGTTCTGCCTTGTGAACGTGGCGCGTCATAGCGGGTTCAATGCCGATGTCGCATTGCGGCGCGCGAACGCGAAATTCGAAAAGCGCTTCCGCGAGGTGGAACGCCTGGCCCGCGAGCAGGGGAAGGCCGTCGCGGAAATCGGGCTGGAGGGCCTCCAGCAGCTTTGGAAACAGGCTAAGGCCTCCGCTCGATAA
- a CDS encoding family 43 glycosylhydrolase, which translates to MGSRYGVGTMFGYVGLGVVFGVSVAFSADWYAKDNLQPGHDPSMVRFEDGYALMSTNNNLQLWTSEDAYTWRDHKSTVSAIPQWAYQYAPGTEGIWAPDIFYMNGEFRVYYCVSVFGKRSSAIGYQATTSIVPGTDGYGWKDHGHVFHTTTSDKYNAIDADVVRDTEGNYWMAFGSFGLGIQLIKLDAQTGYQANDDKTVYNIARRTSKASEGAEEGPSLIEHGGKYFLFTAWDKCCQQGANIEQTTYKTAYGRADKVTGPYKDRAGYDMATGGGTILLERYGRYVGPGGGEAFQDLNRVRFVHHYYDLNGDKYNHIHIRDVVFTDDNWAEMGQPFLGRYLSAEVEHGVLTRAVSGDLAITRSNTASNGEYLAYVNTAGSKIHLPMNIMQAGDYLLRYRYANGGDAAATHKVTVNGKSRTVTLPPTGSWGTFPEKSVVMVPATLKRGGNFIDIEPSPNGNFAELDRVDFLRVVRDTIPANGFDNGIRVRLTKDDELAIKDGGYAIFENVVTDSIRSLDVSVKVKSLTGGRLSIRDGKKDGTVLSECELVAANAKSAANGWTEVSCSSLKSIGGVKDFYLTASGVSGEVLVGNIVFAGAPGDIECTEEPCGEPGSSSSGVVIGSSSSSGTEAIVPREIRRDLQQPARKGYRDLKGRSFDKQIRYRVMF; encoded by the coding sequence ATGGGATCACGTTACGGCGTGGGCACTATGTTCGGGTACGTAGGCTTGGGGGTCGTGTTTGGAGTTTCGGTTGCCTTCTCCGCGGATTGGTACGCGAAGGACAACCTGCAACCAGGTCACGACCCGAGCATGGTGCGGTTTGAGGACGGCTACGCCCTCATGAGTACGAACAACAATTTGCAGTTGTGGACATCTGAAGATGCCTACACTTGGCGCGACCATAAGTCGACCGTGAGCGCGATTCCGCAGTGGGCTTACCAGTATGCGCCGGGCACCGAGGGCATCTGGGCGCCGGATATATTCTACATGAATGGCGAGTTCCGCGTGTACTACTGCGTGTCGGTTTTCGGCAAGCGTTCTTCCGCAATCGGTTACCAGGCGACGACCTCGATTGTGCCGGGAACGGATGGCTATGGCTGGAAGGACCATGGCCATGTATTCCACACGACGACCAGCGACAAGTACAACGCGATTGATGCGGACGTGGTGCGCGATACCGAGGGCAATTACTGGATGGCGTTCGGTTCGTTCGGACTCGGCATTCAGCTGATCAAACTGGACGCGCAGACGGGCTACCAGGCGAATGACGACAAGACTGTCTACAACATCGCAAGGCGTACGAGCAAGGCGAGCGAGGGCGCGGAAGAAGGCCCGAGCCTCATCGAACATGGCGGAAAGTATTTCCTGTTCACTGCGTGGGACAAGTGCTGCCAGCAGGGAGCGAACATCGAGCAGACCACGTACAAGACCGCTTATGGCCGCGCCGACAAGGTGACTGGCCCGTACAAGGACCGCGCCGGCTATGACATGGCGACTGGTGGCGGCACGATTTTGCTGGAACGTTATGGGCGCTACGTGGGCCCGGGCGGCGGAGAAGCCTTTCAAGACCTGAACCGTGTGCGTTTTGTGCACCATTATTACGATCTCAACGGCGACAAGTACAACCACATCCATATTCGTGACGTGGTGTTTACCGACGATAACTGGGCTGAGATGGGACAGCCCTTCCTCGGACGCTACTTGAGCGCGGAGGTCGAACACGGTGTGCTGACGCGCGCGGTTTCAGGCGACCTTGCGATTACGCGGAGCAACACGGCATCGAACGGCGAATACCTCGCGTATGTGAATACCGCGGGTTCCAAGATCCACTTGCCGATGAACATCATGCAGGCGGGCGATTACTTGCTGCGCTATCGCTATGCGAACGGCGGCGATGCTGCCGCGACACACAAGGTGACCGTCAATGGCAAGTCGCGGACGGTGACGCTCCCGCCCACGGGTTCCTGGGGCACGTTCCCCGAGAAGTCCGTGGTGATGGTGCCCGCGACGCTCAAGCGTGGCGGTAACTTTATAGATATCGAACCGTCACCCAACGGCAACTTCGCTGAACTTGACCGCGTCGATTTTTTGCGCGTGGTCCGCGATACGATTCCGGCGAACGGGTTTGACAACGGCATCCGCGTGCGCCTCACGAAGGATGACGAGCTCGCCATCAAGGACGGCGGCTATGCGATTTTCGAGAACGTGGTGACCGATTCCATCAGGTCTCTGGACGTGTCTGTCAAGGTAAAGAGTTTGACGGGTGGCAGGCTCAGCATTCGCGATGGCAAGAAGGACGGGACCGTCCTTTCGGAATGCGAACTGGTGGCGGCCAACGCGAAGTCGGCGGCTAACGGCTGGACGGAAGTATCCTGCTCGAGCCTCAAGAGCATCGGCGGCGTGAAGGACTTTTATTTGACGGCATCGGGCGTTTCGGGCGAGGTGCTTGTCGGGAACATCGTGTTCGCGGGGGCGCCCGGGGACATTGAGTGCACCGAGGAACCGTGCGGAGAGCCTGGATCCAGTTCCAGTGGTGTTGTAATCGGGTCGAGCAGTTCCAGCGGAACGGAAGCGATTGTTCCACGCGAGATTCGCCGCGATTTGCAGCAGCCCGCACGCAAGGGTTACCGCGACCTGAAGGGCCGCAGCTTCGACAAGCAAATCCGTTACAGGGTGATGTTCTAG
- the mdh gene encoding malate dehydrogenase, with amino-acid sequence MARKKIALVGAGQIGGTMALVIAQKNLGDVVLIDIPQTQGMPKGKALDIMEGRSVINSSVDLQGSTDYAALKGADVVIVTAGFPRMPGMSRDDLLDKNCGVIKTVAEAIKTNAPDAFVIVITNPLDAMVYNMQKQSGLPANKVIGMAGVLDSARLACFVADELGVSVEDVKALVMGGHGDTMVSIMECVTVGGIPVSQLMSKEKFAELAKRTAGAGGEIVNLLGRGSAFYSPATSAVHMAEAYLLDKKNVFSCAAMLNGEYGVKGLYCGVPVVVGANGVEKILEVSMNDEEKAAFAKSVDACKKNAEWVDAHT; translated from the coding sequence TGATCGCCCAGAAGAACCTCGGCGACGTCGTTCTTATCGACATTCCGCAGACTCAGGGAATGCCTAAGGGTAAGGCCCTCGATATCATGGAAGGCCGATCCGTCATCAACTCTTCTGTCGATCTTCAGGGTTCTACCGACTACGCCGCCCTCAAGGGTGCTGACGTGGTTATCGTTACCGCCGGTTTCCCGCGTATGCCGGGCATGAGCCGCGACGACCTCCTCGACAAGAACTGCGGCGTTATCAAGACCGTCGCCGAAGCCATCAAGACTAACGCTCCGGACGCTTTCGTCATCGTGATCACGAACCCGCTCGACGCCATGGTCTACAACATGCAGAAGCAGTCCGGTCTCCCGGCCAACAAGGTCATCGGTATGGCTGGCGTGCTCGACTCTGCCCGTCTCGCTTGCTTCGTCGCTGACGAACTCGGCGTTTCCGTGGAAGACGTGAAGGCCCTCGTGATGGGCGGCCACGGCGACACGATGGTTTCCATCATGGAATGCGTCACTGTCGGCGGCATCCCGGTTTCTCAGCTCATGAGCAAGGAAAAGTTCGCCGAACTCGCCAAGCGCACTGCCGGTGCCGGTGGCGAAATCGTGAACCTCCTCGGTCGCGGCTCCGCTTTCTACAGCCCGGCTACTTCTGCCGTGCACATGGCCGAAGCCTACCTCCTCGACAAGAAGAACGTGTTCTCCTGCGCTGCCATGCTGAACGGCGAATACGGCGTGAAGGGCCTCTACTGCGGCGTGCCGGTCGTGGTCGGTGCCAACGGTGTCGAGAAGATTCTCGAAGTCTCCATGAACGACGAAGAGAAGGCCGCTTTCGCGAAGTCTGTCGACGCCTGCAAGAAGAACGCTGAATGGGTCGACGCTCATACGTAA
- a CDS encoding DNA-processing protein DprA gives MNFEPNLVTPEQYPLALSKSPYKPKVLYAMGTLPPADSGDSATHNGEGITTADERRGNVPVGIAMVGTRRPGPNAKILCKRLVESLRGTRAVVVSGLAQGIDSYCHEAALEAGIPTVAVLAQGLCTRIEGTRGELARRILEAGGALVSEFEPDEPAYKGNFPARNKIISGICAATLIVQSKAKGGALLTGEFTRKEGKPLYAIPGDFDSEVASGPNALLDRGLAKPVFTPESLRSVLGFPKSESISLKELSLAGTHLDKATLDFFRRVNGFRKTFTELQSEFDFNISQLLTILTELEMAGLAHTDDNFVFQFDGVN, from the coding sequence ATGAACTTCGAACCCAATCTCGTCACTCCCGAGCAATACCCCCTCGCCCTCAGCAAATCCCCCTACAAACCAAAAGTTCTCTATGCGATGGGAACGCTGCCACCGGCCGACTCCGGGGATTCCGCCACCCACAACGGAGAAGGCATCACGACCGCCGACGAAAGGCGCGGAAACGTCCCCGTAGGCATCGCGATGGTCGGCACCCGCAGGCCCGGGCCCAATGCGAAAATCCTCTGCAAAAGGCTTGTGGAATCGCTCCGCGGAACACGCGCCGTAGTCGTCTCCGGTCTGGCGCAGGGAATAGACAGCTACTGCCACGAGGCGGCACTTGAGGCCGGAATCCCGACCGTGGCAGTCCTCGCGCAGGGGCTATGCACCCGCATCGAAGGGACCCGCGGGGAACTCGCCCGAAGGATTCTGGAGGCGGGCGGCGCGCTCGTGAGCGAGTTCGAGCCCGACGAACCCGCGTACAAGGGGAACTTCCCCGCACGGAACAAAATCATCTCCGGCATCTGCGCGGCAACCCTAATCGTCCAGAGCAAGGCGAAAGGCGGGGCGCTCCTTACCGGAGAATTCACCCGCAAAGAAGGCAAGCCGCTCTACGCCATCCCGGGCGATTTCGACAGCGAAGTAGCGAGCGGCCCGAACGCCCTTCTCGACCGGGGGCTCGCCAAGCCCGTATTCACGCCCGAAAGCCTGCGTTCCGTTCTCGGATTCCCGAAATCCGAAAGCATCAGCCTTAAGGAACTTTCGCTCGCTGGCACCCACCTAGACAAAGCCACGCTGGACTTTTTCCGTCGCGTAAACGGTTTCCGCAAAACTTTTACCGAACTCCAGTCGGAATTCGACTTTAACATAAGCCAACTTTTAACTATATTGACAGAGCTGGAAATGGCCGGGCTCGCCCACACCGACGATAATTTCGTTTTCCAGTTCGACGGAGTCAATTAA
- a CDS encoding septum formation initiator family protein → MHKRIYIAVIAFMFFIGILVLQLFFSKGNLIEQRNVAQQIAEYEFKIDSLKQIIEERTQEIERLQHDSLYKEEILRTRYGMSLEGEKVFQMVK, encoded by the coding sequence ATGCACAAGAGAATCTACATCGCCGTGATAGCTTTCATGTTCTTTATCGGCATTCTCGTACTGCAGCTCTTTTTCAGCAAGGGCAACCTAATCGAACAGCGCAACGTAGCCCAGCAAATCGCGGAATACGAATTCAAAATCGATTCGCTCAAACAAATCATCGAGGAACGCACACAAGAAATCGAGCGCCTGCAACACGATTCCCTGTACAAGGAAGAAATTCTGCGCACGCGCTACGGAATGAGCCTCGAGGGCGAAAAAGTGTTCCAGATGGTAAAATAG